A single region of the Bacteroides sp. genome encodes:
- the rpsT gene encoding 30S ribosomal protein S20, with protein MANHKSAQKRIRSNNAKRLRNRYYAKTTRNAVKRLRNTTEKQDALEKLPRVISLVDKLAKRNVIHKNKASNLKSSLMRHVNKMQ; from the coding sequence ATGGCTAACCATAAATCAGCACAGAAAAGAATCCGTTCGAACAACGCCAAAAGGCTCAGGAATCGCTATTACGCAAAAACTACCCGCAATGCCGTGAAAAGGCTTCGCAACACCACTGAAAAACAAGATGCCTTGGAAAAATTGCCCAGGGTGATCTCTTTGGTTGACAAGCTGGCCAAGCGTAATGTGATTCATAAGAATAAGGCTTCCAACCTGAAGTCTAGCCTGATGCGTCACGTGAACAAAATGCAGTAA
- the radC gene encoding DNA repair protein RadC, with translation MRLNSIKNWAEHDRPREKLLEKGQKALSDAELLAILIGSGSANESAVDLSKRILASVSNNLSELSRLGIPELLRFRGIGPAKAINIIAALELGRRRRQSESLQRQTITSSQDAFELMQPIVGDLAYEEFWVITLNRSNKVKRTLCVSEGGVEGTIADPKKIFKMALEDNASGVILCHNHPSGALRPSENDVKITRKCKEAGAFLELPVLDHLIVGHEKYFSFADEGLL, from the coding sequence ATGCGCCTGAATAGCATTAAGAACTGGGCAGAACACGATCGTCCGCGCGAAAAACTTCTTGAGAAGGGGCAAAAAGCCCTGTCGGATGCCGAGTTGCTTGCTATCCTCATTGGCTCAGGTTCGGCCAATGAATCGGCTGTGGATCTCTCCAAACGTATCCTTGCCAGCGTATCAAATAACCTTTCTGAACTTTCGCGACTGGGGATCCCTGAGTTGCTTCGTTTCAGGGGAATCGGGCCAGCAAAGGCCATCAACATCATTGCTGCCCTGGAGCTTGGACGGCGCCGCCGCCAGAGCGAAAGCCTGCAACGTCAGACCATTACTTCGAGCCAGGACGCTTTTGAACTGATGCAGCCCATCGTGGGCGACCTTGCTTACGAGGAATTCTGGGTGATTACCCTGAATCGCTCAAATAAGGTGAAACGAACCCTTTGTGTCAGCGAAGGTGGGGTGGAAGGAACCATTGCCGATCCAAAAAAAATCTTTAAGATGGCCTTAGAGGATAATGCTTCGGGGGTAATTTTGTGTCATAACCACCCCAGCGGAGCCTTACGCCCCAGCGAAAACGATGTTAAGATTACCCGTAAATGCAAGGAAGCGGGCGCTTTTCTGGAGCTTCCCGTGCTCGACCACCTGATTGTGGGGCACGAGAAGTATTTCAGCTTTGCCGACGAGGGCTTGCTGTAA
- a CDS encoding polysaccharide deacetylase family protein — translation MILVYCPKVTNRVKYVLGLMLETLLDVEWELTSHAEIFKGYAGARLNYSPKPLSDAEVFIHSSGFLEKRGVQPVLPSLVWKDGLPCLFPSEDTQCQMGFDLLAAAFYLVSRYEEYLPVEKDQHGRFMAEKSFAFSNGFLETPLVNHYALLLKDALQKKFPGLIFPGQEYTFFPTYDVDVAYAYLGRGFIRGTGAAIRSAFQFDGKALKERMDVVFGKKKDPFDTFDMQLEWHQKFNLKAFYFFLCGDYGPFDKNISVFSTVFQNLVKKISDYSYTGIHPSYASNESPSRLAAEVSGLSKILNREIHFSRQHYLKMDLPETYRNLIRNNIDHDFSMGYASQPGFRASIASPFFFYDLVREEQTILKVFPFAVMDGTLKDYLGFSPREALEKLKKLVNTVREVNGTFISLWHNESLCECQRWKGWLFVYEQLLEIAAPKPLKP, via the coding sequence ATGATACTGGTTTATTGCCCTAAGGTTACCAATCGTGTGAAATATGTTTTGGGTCTGATGCTGGAGACCCTGCTGGATGTGGAATGGGAATTGACCTCGCATGCCGAAATCTTTAAAGGCTATGCTGGCGCCAGGTTAAATTACAGCCCGAAACCCCTGTCGGATGCTGAAGTTTTTATACATTCTTCAGGATTTCTTGAGAAAAGGGGTGTACAGCCTGTTTTGCCTTCGCTGGTTTGGAAAGATGGCCTGCCCTGCCTTTTCCCCTCGGAAGATACCCAATGCCAAATGGGCTTTGACTTGTTGGCTGCTGCCTTTTACCTCGTTAGCCGCTATGAAGAATACCTACCTGTAGAAAAGGATCAGCATGGCCGTTTTATGGCTGAAAAAAGCTTTGCCTTTAGTAACGGCTTTCTGGAGACCCCCTTGGTAAATCATTATGCCCTGTTGCTGAAAGATGCCTTGCAAAAAAAGTTCCCCGGGTTAATTTTCCCAGGACAGGAATACACCTTTTTCCCCACCTATGATGTGGATGTGGCCTATGCTTACCTTGGGCGCGGTTTTATTCGTGGAACGGGTGCAGCAATCCGATCGGCATTTCAGTTTGATGGCAAGGCCCTGAAAGAAAGAATGGATGTGGTTTTTGGGAAAAAGAAAGACCCATTTGATACGTTTGACATGCAGCTTGAGTGGCACCAGAAATTCAATCTTAAGGCTTTTTATTTTTTCCTTTGTGGCGATTACGGGCCCTTTGACAAGAATATATCCGTTTTTTCGACCGTTTTCCAAAACCTGGTGAAGAAGATCAGTGATTATTCATACACAGGCATTCATCCTTCCTATGCATCCAATGAGAGCCCAAGCCGGCTTGCAGCAGAAGTGTCGGGATTATCCAAGATCCTCAATCGTGAGATTCACTTCAGCCGCCAGCATTACCTAAAAATGGATTTGCCGGAAACATACCGCAACCTGATCCGCAACAATATCGACCACGACTTTTCCATGGGATATGCATCACAGCCCGGCTTCCGGGCATCCATTGCCAGCCCCTTTTTCTTTTACGACCTGGTAAGGGAAGAACAAACGATTCTGAAGGTATTTCCTTTTGCCGTGATGGACGGGACCCTGAAAGACTACCTGGGCTTTTCGCCCCGGGAGGCCCTGGAAAAATTGAAAAAATTGGTGAATACTGTCAGGGAAGTGAATGGCACCTTCATCAGCTTGTGGCACAATGAGTCGCTATGCGAATGCCAGCGCTGGAAAGGCTGGCTCTTTGTTTATGAGCAATTGCTGGAAATCGCTGCTCCAAAACCCCTGAAGCCATGA
- the upp gene encoding uracil phosphoribosyltransferase has product MVHYLGRKSSLLKHFIAEARDVEIQKDSLRFRRNLERLGEIFAYEISKELKWSPREIITSLGAAQCEVLSEQPVIATILRAGLPLHQGILNFFDKAENAFISAYRKHHKNGRFDIQIEYTSCPNLDGKILILSDPMLATGASMVLTYKELLRHGKPQHTHIVSVLASVQGVEYVKKHLPSKDYTLWLGEVDDELTAKAYIVPGLGDAGDLAFGSKL; this is encoded by the coding sequence ATGGTACATTATCTTGGAAGAAAAAGTTCGCTGCTGAAGCATTTTATTGCTGAAGCGCGGGATGTTGAAATACAAAAGGATAGTTTAAGGTTTCGCAGGAACCTTGAGCGCCTGGGAGAGATTTTTGCCTATGAGATCAGCAAGGAGCTGAAATGGAGCCCCCGGGAAATAATTACCTCGCTGGGTGCGGCACAATGCGAAGTGCTGTCGGAACAACCGGTCATTGCTACCATTCTCAGGGCTGGCCTGCCCCTGCACCAGGGTATTCTAAACTTTTTCGATAAGGCAGAGAATGCCTTTATCTCAGCTTATCGCAAACATCACAAAAACGGACGCTTTGATATCCAGATCGAATATACCAGCTGTCCTAATCTGGATGGTAAAATTTTGATCCTCAGTGATCCTATGCTAGCTACAGGGGCTTCAATGGTTCTGACTTATAAGGAATTGCTGCGTCATGGAAAACCTCAGCACACACACATTGTTTCGGTGCTGGCCAGCGTGCAAGGGGTAGAATATGTTAAAAAACACCTGCCCTCAAAGGATTATACCCTTTGGCTCGGGGAGGTGGATGACGAATTAACAGCCAAGGCTTATATCGTACCCGGACTTGGAGACGCCGGCGACCTGGCCTTTGGTAGTAAACTTTAA
- a CDS encoding ABC transporter permease, protein MFPDWAVLAENFKISLLSIRSHMLRTSLTVLIIAFGIMALVGILTAISSIESSISSNFARLGANSFSIRNREMRVVVGGGGGGQAREYRRITFEEATAFKDRFDFPALVSVSTFGTGSTVVRYRSRETNPNVSVVGSDENYLVATGNELEYGRNFSPRELQFGENVVILGADVVKTLFPNNENPLQTFVTFGNTRYQVIGVMKGKGAGMGFSEDQRCVLPLVTVRKNFSRPQMNYTITVSASNVIEMESAIGEATGLFRVIRGVRLGEDDNFDVARSDNIAQALIENMRYVTLAASIIGMITLIGAAIGLMNIMLVSVTERTQEIGIRKALGATRKVIKQQFLSEAIVICQIGGVLGILLGVLIGNILSLVMGNPFIVPWVWVIGGVLLCIGVGLIAGYYPAAKASKLDPIESLRYE, encoded by the coding sequence ATGTTTCCTGACTGGGCGGTTCTTGCCGAAAACTTTAAGATATCGCTGCTTTCCATACGCAGCCATATGCTCCGTACCTCTTTAACGGTGCTGATCATTGCCTTTGGCATTATGGCCCTGGTGGGGATTTTGACAGCCATTAGTTCCATAGAATCTTCCATATCATCGAATTTTGCACGCCTGGGGGCCAATAGTTTTTCCATCCGGAACCGTGAAATGCGTGTCGTTGTAGGAGGTGGAGGCGGTGGCCAGGCAAGGGAATACCGGCGCATTACATTTGAGGAGGCGACGGCCTTCAAAGACCGGTTTGATTTTCCAGCACTGGTATCTGTGTCCACATTTGGGACTGGTTCCACAGTCGTGCGTTACCGTTCGCGCGAGACCAATCCGAATGTTTCGGTAGTGGGAAGCGATGAAAATTATTTGGTGGCGACTGGGAATGAACTTGAGTATGGCAGGAACTTCTCGCCCCGCGAGTTGCAGTTCGGTGAGAATGTGGTAATCCTGGGCGCCGATGTGGTAAAAACCCTCTTCCCCAACAATGAGAACCCGCTGCAAACCTTTGTGACTTTTGGGAATACCCGCTATCAGGTGATCGGAGTGATGAAAGGAAAAGGTGCAGGCATGGGGTTTTCTGAAGATCAGCGTTGCGTATTACCCTTAGTAACGGTAAGGAAAAACTTTAGTCGTCCGCAAATGAATTACACAATTACCGTAAGTGCTTCCAACGTGATTGAAATGGAGTCCGCTATAGGGGAAGCCACAGGCCTCTTCAGGGTTATCCGAGGGGTGCGTCTTGGGGAAGATGACAACTTCGATGTAGCGCGAAGCGATAACATTGCACAGGCACTGATCGAGAATATGCGTTACGTTACTTTGGCGGCTTCCATCATTGGAATGATCACCCTGATTGGTGCGGCCATTGGCCTGATGAACATCATGCTGGTATCAGTAACGGAGAGAACGCAGGAGATCGGCATTCGTAAAGCCCTGGGAGCCACGCGAAAAGTCATCAAGCAACAGTTTCTTTCAGAAGCCATTGTAATCTGTCAGATCGGCGGAGTCCTTGGGATCCTCCTGGGGGTTTTGATCGGGAATATCCTTTCCCTTGTGATGGGTAATCCTTTTATTGTACCCTGGGTTTGGGTCATTGGAGGGGTGCTTTTGTGCATTGGTGTGGGCCTGATTGCCGGATATTATCCGGCAGCCAAGGCATCAAAACTTGACCCCATTGAATCCCTCAGGTACGAGTAA
- a CDS encoding response regulator transcription factor yields the protein MEKINVLVIDDHDLIILACRQVFSKIPDMKLIGVAKDGDEGYRKIVDLKPDVVIIDISIPGINGIELTRKLTREYPDTKVVLHSSSVSEEVIVMGFEAGAMAYVPKNFKPGQLVEAIRTVMRGEHYSKGFVSDILIENFLNDKNKKDGGFKLTDRELEILRAIAQGSTNQNMAELFCISVRTVEAHKANIMKKLKLSNTAELVVFAIKNKIVKI from the coding sequence ATGGAGAAAATTAACGTTCTGGTTATTGACGACCATGACTTGATTATTCTAGCGTGCCGGCAAGTTTTTTCAAAAATCCCTGATATGAAATTGATCGGGGTGGCCAAAGATGGCGATGAGGGGTACAGGAAGATTGTTGATCTTAAGCCCGATGTCGTTATTATTGATATTTCCATTCCAGGAATCAACGGGATCGAATTGACCCGTAAGCTTACCCGTGAGTACCCCGATACAAAGGTTGTGTTGCATTCTTCCTCGGTAAGCGAGGAAGTGATTGTGATGGGTTTTGAGGCAGGAGCCATGGCTTATGTTCCCAAGAACTTTAAGCCCGGGCAGTTGGTCGAGGCCATCCGCACTGTGATGCGGGGTGAACATTACAGCAAAGGCTTTGTTTCGGACATCCTTATTGAGAATTTTCTCAATGATAAAAATAAAAAGGATGGCGGGTTTAAGTTGACCGACCGGGAACTGGAGATCCTGCGAGCCATTGCACAGGGCAGTACAAACCAGAATATGGCCGAGCTGTTCTGTATCAGCGTTCGTACCGTGGAAGCCCACAAAGCCAACATCATGAAAAAACTAAAGCTCAGCAACACAGCCGAGCTTGTTGTATTTGCCATCAAGAATAAAATCGTCAAGATCTGA
- a CDS encoding ATP-binding cassette domain-containing protein has product MISLNNISVQFAGTPLFDDISFIINRRDRIGLVGRNGAGKTTLMRIISRQMEPTTGQLASPSGSSVGYLPQEMHFTSQQTVINEALKAFAEIKELELRIHKLTEEISHRTDYHSEDYHMLSQKLAEATERYDILGGATQHARAEKVLLGLGFERRDLERTLTEFSGGWQMRVELAKILLQTPELVMLDEPTNHLDIESIQWLENFLIDYPGAVIVVSHDRAFLDNVTTRTIEISMGKAYDYKACYSDYEMLREERMAQEMAAFSNQQRQIAQIEHFITRFRAKNTKARQVQSKIKMLEKMEKVEVEELDKSSIHFRFPEAPPSGKVAVEAIGISKSYGSKQVLSDLNFMIARGERIAFVGRNGEGKTTLSRILIGDLQHEGIVKLGHNVKIGYYAQNQAEFLDPEKTVFQTLDDVAAGEVRKQTRNILGGFLFSGEDIDKKVKVLSGGEKSRLAIARLLLEPVNLLVLDEPTNHLDMRSKDILKSALLQFNGTIIVVSHDRDFLQGLTGKVFEFRNKKIKEFIGDVYDFIDHRNIESLRQLEAGRKAVAEERETGNSESRQNWEQKKQYERELRKLQQGIEKAEKEIEACEKEMAELEKIIANPSLNPAVIESGEVFKKYETQKNRLSKAEKDWEQFHLELESLEGKENS; this is encoded by the coding sequence TTGATTTCTTTAAACAACATCTCCGTTCAATTCGCCGGCACGCCGCTGTTTGATGACATTTCGTTCATCATCAACCGGCGCGACAGGATTGGGCTGGTTGGCAGGAACGGGGCTGGTAAGACAACGCTGATGCGCATCATCAGCAGGCAGATGGAACCTACCACGGGTCAGTTGGCCAGCCCCTCGGGCAGCAGCGTCGGTTATCTCCCCCAGGAGATGCACTTTACCAGCCAGCAAACGGTAATCAATGAAGCCCTGAAGGCCTTTGCCGAGATCAAGGAACTGGAGCTAAGAATCCACAAGCTAACGGAAGAGATCTCCCACCGCACGGATTACCACAGCGAGGACTATCATATGCTCAGCCAGAAGTTGGCTGAGGCCACCGAACGTTATGACATTTTGGGAGGTGCCACCCAGCACGCCCGCGCAGAAAAGGTATTGCTTGGCTTGGGCTTTGAAAGGCGTGACCTGGAAAGGACCCTGACGGAGTTCAGTGGAGGCTGGCAAATGCGTGTGGAACTGGCCAAGATCCTTTTACAGACCCCCGAGCTGGTGATGCTTGACGAGCCTACCAATCATCTCGACATTGAATCCATCCAATGGCTTGAGAACTTCCTGATCGATTACCCCGGGGCAGTTATTGTCGTATCGCACGACAGGGCCTTCCTTGACAATGTAACCACCCGTACCATCGAGATCAGTATGGGCAAGGCTTACGACTATAAGGCCTGCTATTCTGACTACGAGATGCTTCGCGAGGAGCGTATGGCCCAGGAGATGGCCGCCTTCAGCAACCAGCAAAGGCAGATTGCCCAAATTGAGCATTTCATCACCCGCTTCAGGGCTAAGAATACCAAGGCCAGACAAGTACAGAGCAAGATCAAGATGCTCGAGAAGATGGAAAAGGTGGAGGTGGAAGAGCTGGACAAGAGCAGCATTCATTTCCGGTTTCCCGAGGCCCCGCCTTCGGGCAAGGTGGCCGTAGAAGCCATAGGGATCTCCAAAAGCTATGGCAGCAAGCAGGTGCTCAGCGACCTGAACTTCATGATTGCCCGGGGTGAGCGCATCGCTTTCGTGGGCCGTAACGGGGAAGGGAAAACCACCCTGTCGCGCATCCTCATTGGCGACCTGCAGCACGAGGGCATAGTAAAACTGGGGCATAACGTGAAGATCGGTTATTACGCCCAGAACCAGGCGGAATTCCTCGATCCAGAAAAAACCGTTTTCCAGACCCTGGACGATGTGGCAGCCGGAGAGGTGCGCAAGCAGACCCGCAACATTCTTGGGGGCTTCCTGTTCAGCGGAGAAGACATCGACAAAAAGGTGAAAGTATTATCGGGGGGAGAGAAGTCGCGCCTGGCCATAGCCCGCCTTTTGCTTGAGCCCGTCAACCTGCTGGTGCTAGATGAGCCCACCAACCACCTTGATATGCGCTCTAAAGATATCCTGAAGAGCGCTCTGCTTCAGTTCAACGGAACCATCATTGTGGTATCGCACGACCGCGACTTTCTGCAGGGGCTTACTGGTAAGGTTTTTGAATTTCGCAATAAAAAAATCAAGGAATTTATTGGCGATGTATATGACTTCATCGACCATCGCAACATTGAATCCCTCAGGCAACTGGAAGCAGGACGCAAGGCCGTGGCCGAAGAAAGGGAAACCGGTAACTCCGAAAGTCGTCAGAACTGGGAACAGAAGAAACAATACGAGCGCGAGTTGCGAAAATTGCAGCAGGGCATTGAAAAGGCCGAAAAAGAAATTGAAGCCTGCGAAAAAGAAATGGCTGAACTGGAAAAGATCATTGCCAACCCATCCCTAAATCCTGCCGTGATTGAAAGCGGTGAGGTTTTCAAAAAATACGAAACACAAAAAAACCGCCTTTCAAAAGCGGAAAAAGATTGGGAGCAGTTCCACCTGGAACTGGAATCCCTGGAAGGCAAAGAAAACAGCTAA